In one window of Gopherus evgoodei ecotype Sinaloan lineage chromosome 9, rGopEvg1_v1.p, whole genome shotgun sequence DNA:
- the GPR171 gene encoding probable G-protein coupled receptor 171 — MSLSNISNCSVYRQMEPFTYFYYLIFLIGFIGSCFALWAFTQKDQKQKCMSIYLINLLTADFLLTMALPVKIIVDLGIAPWKLKIFHCQVTACLIYINMYLSIIFLGLVSMDRCLQLMHSTKIYRIQEPGFAKMLSAVVWIMVLLIMVPNMAIPIKEIEQKPTVGCIDFKTTFGKDWHVFTNFICTAIFLNFSAMILISNFLVVRQLYRHKYSESYANVKKAQVNILLVTAGYIMCFVPYHIVRIPYTLSQSDAITDCLLKQSLFKAKESTLLLAVLNLCFDPVLYFYLSKTFRLKITETFTAHKETKTLTGEEVH, encoded by the coding sequence ATGTCCTTAAGCAATATCTCAAATTGCAGTGTCTACAGACAAATGGAACCATTTACCTATTTTTACTATTTAATTTTCCTAATTGGATTTATTGGGAGTTGTTTTGCCCTATGGGCGTTCACTCAAAAGGATCAGAAACAAAAATGTATGAGCATCTACCTAATTAACCTCCTAACAGCTGACTTCCTGTTGACTATGGCATTGCCGGTAAAAATAATTGTTGACTTAGGTATTGCCCCCTGGAAACTGAAGATATTCCACTGTCAAGTCACAGCTTGCCTCATCTATATTAACATGTATTTATCAATCATATTTTTGGGACTGGTAAGCATGGACCGCTGCCTTCAGTTAATGCACAGTACTAAGATCTATCGAATCCAAGAACCTGGATTTGCCAAGATGTTATCTGCAGTTGTATGGATAATGGTTCTCCTTATAATGGTACCTAACATGGCGATTCCAATCAAAGAAATAGAACAAAAGCCTACTGTGGGGTGTATTGATTtcaaaacaacatttggaaaagaTTGGCATGTGTTTACTAATTTCATATGTACAGCAATATTCCTTAATTTTTCAGCCATGATACTTATTTCCAATTTTCTTGTTGTTAGACAACTTTATCGACACAAATACAGTGAGAGTTATGCAAATGTAAAGAAAGCTCAGGTAAATATACTGTTAGTAACGGCAGGCTACATCATGTGTTTCGTTCCTTACCACATTGTTCGGATCCCCTATACTTTGAGCCAGAGCGATGCTATAACCGATTGCCTTCTGAAACAATCCCTCTTTAAAGCAAAGGAATCCACTCTGCTGTTGGCAGTGTTAAATCTCTGTTTTGAtcctgttttgtatttttatctttCCAAGACATTTAGACTGAAAATTACTGAGACTTTTACAGCACATAAAGAAACAAAGACTCTCACGGGAGAAGAAGTACACTGA